The genomic stretch AAAAACATTGGTTGGCTCTTTGAGCTTGGATGTCTCACAAAATGCAAAGCCTGTAATGGTAGATTGGGATAATGATGGAAAGAAAGACCTGATTGTTGGCGATATATTTGGAAATATTCATATCTTTACCCCTGTTCAAGAAATGGGGACAGGTACATTTATCCCAAAATTTACATTTAAAGAAAAGGCAAAGGTTGCAAACAAAGATATAGATGTTGGCTTTTATGCCTCGCCATTTATCTGTAATTGGAATAATGAGGGTGGATATGATATGCTTGTTGGAGCAGATAATGGAAGCATATTTCTATTTATAAACACAAAATATCAAGCTAGTGAGCCGCCAGAATTTAATACAACCCAAAAGATAGATGGAAATCCAGAGCCTATAGATGTTGGGGAATATTCAAAGCCCCAGATAATAGATTGGAATAATGATTCTAAAAAAGACATAATTGTAGGTGATTCTTTAGGAAAGGTAAGGCTTTTCCTCAATTCTGGAGACAACAATAGCCCTATTTTCACAGATGGATTTTTCTTTTCAATGACATCAGGGACACAAACAGAGGACCTGGATGTAGGATACAATTCAGCACCCTATCCTATAGATTGGAATAACGATGGAAAGAAAGACCTTGCTGTTGGCGATAAATATGGAAATATGACCATATTTATAAACACAAAAACAGACGATGCCCCAATATTTGCAAAGGGAACATATGCTACACCATATAATGTAGGTTATAATGCAACACCTTGCATCCTTGATTGGGACAATGATGGAAAAAAGGATATTGTTGCAGGTTGTCAATCTGGAGAGATAAGGCTATTTTTAAATATAGGCTCTGATATAAACCCTATTTTTACAACCCCTACAATAATGCAGATTCCCCTTGACAACGAAAAGGATACAAGCCCATCTGTCATAGATTTCAATAGGGATTATAAGAAAGACATAATAATTGGAACAGGCTATGGAGAGATGTATCTATTTATAAATTCAGGCTCTGATAAAACCCCTGTCTTTAATACAAAGACAAGATTAAGGTTTTTAGATGGTAATGATATAAAGGCGAATGATAACTCAAGCCCTGCAATCTCTGATTGGGATAATAATGGTTCATCTGACCTTATTGTTGGAGGAGGGGATGGAACAATATTTGTTTGTTTATCAAGTATTTTAAACATACAACCATCTGTTGTTGTAAATACACCAATTGGAACACAATCTGGAAATATTAACATCTCATATACCTTAAGGGATGATGATTCTGACACTTGCTTAATTGATGTTAAATTTTCAAAGGATAATACCAATTGGATTGATGCAACATCAGCTGATGGTGGAGATGGGAAAATAAGTCTTTCTTCTTCTCCTATTGGTGTATCCCATATCTTTGTTTGGGATTCTTATGCTGATATAGGACAGGGAATTTACAATAATATAACCCTTCAGATAACGCCAAGCGACGGGACAAATCAGGGACAGGCTTACAAGACAAGCCAATTCTCTGTTGATAATACAACAAAGATAAACCTTGTTCCAATCTCTGTAGGTGGAAAGAATATTGATATAGGAGCATATTCTACGCCCTGCGTTTGTGATTGGAACAATGATTACAAGAAAGACCTTTTAATTGGAGATGAATTTGGATATGTCTATCTATTCCTTAATTCTGGAACAGATGAAAACCCTATTTTTACTTCATATTCAAGGCTTCAAGCAAGGGAATCTACATCAACGCAAGTAATGAAAGACCTTAAGGTAGAAGGTTTCGCTGTTCCTTTTGTTTGTGATTATGACAACGATGGAAATAAAGACCTCCTTGTTGGAGATAGGTTTGGCTACATCTATTACTTTAGAAATGTTGGAGGCATTCTTCAAAAAGGGGTAAGGATTCAGGGAGGCTCTGACATGGATGTTGGAAATATGGCATCGCCTGTTGTTGTTGATTATAACCTTGATGGAAAGAAAGATGTAATTGTTGGTGATGAATATGGCTACATTAGGTTATACCTTAATTATGGCACAGATGAAAATCCATCATTTGCAACAGGGACAAAGCTTTTATTAGGAACAGGAAATACAGAGATAGATACTGGATATAATTCAACGCCTTGCTTTATTGATTACAACAATAACGGAAAAAAGGATTTGCTTGTTGGAGATAAAGATGGCAATCTATGGCTATTTTTAAATTATGGAAATGACGAATCTCCTCTATATGATTATGGAAGGATGCTTTTTTCTCCCTCTGTTTCTGGAAATGCCATTTGCTTTGTTGCTGATTGGGACAATGACGGAAGAGATGACCTTATTTTGGGGAATAGAAATGGCTCTGTTTATCTATATCTACTAAAGGAAGAGACAAACACGCCACCTTCTTGTGTTCTTTCTCCCATAATTACAGGCGTCTCAACAATTTCTGTGAAATATAAGCTCTATGATATAGATGGTGATACATTATCCATTATTCCAGAATATTCCCTTGATGGGATAAATTATAAGATAGCATTTGGCTCTCCAAAGGAAAATTTGGTTGGCTCTTCCTTTGGTATAGACCAGGAATTTATATGGAATTCTAACATTGACCTTCCTGGAACAAAAACCCTGATTTACTTTAGAATAACACCAAAGGATAAGGCAATCGGCACAGCCTCTTCTATCTCCTTCTTATTGGACAATCTAAATAGGCAGCCTATTGTAAAAAACATTAGCCTTTCATCCAATTCTGGGCTTATT from bacterium encodes the following:
- a CDS encoding VCBS repeat-containing protein; this encodes MKKIFFFLLFFKLGFSSSLVFTGKQYITKEVLDAGENASIYVVDFDHDNKKDLIVGNKEGYILFYKNIGTDYNPKFENGKRITIDTGDIKLEGGYSSPIVCQWDSVKDLDLLIGDGAGNIWLAKAINDVIEGVPPTYSSFEKIKADNKTISLQNASCFVFDVDEDGLLDLLVGDEAGYVWFFRNIGRADMPILSAGTKTLVGSLSLDVSQNAKPVMVDWDNDGKKDLIVGDIFGNIHIFTPVQEMGTGTFIPKFTFKEKAKVANKDIDVGFYASPFICNWNNEGGYDMLVGADNGSIFLFINTKYQASEPPEFNTTQKIDGNPEPIDVGEYSKPQIIDWNNDSKKDIIVGDSLGKVRLFLNSGDNNSPIFTDGFFFSMTSGTQTEDLDVGYNSAPYPIDWNNDGKKDLAVGDKYGNMTIFINTKTDDAPIFAKGTYATPYNVGYNATPCILDWDNDGKKDIVAGCQSGEIRLFLNIGSDINPIFTTPTIMQIPLDNEKDTSPSVIDFNRDYKKDIIIGTGYGEMYLFINSGSDKTPVFNTKTRLRFLDGNDIKANDNSSPAISDWDNNGSSDLIVGGGDGTIFVCLSSILNIQPSVVVNTPIGTQSGNINISYTLRDDDSDTCLIDVKFSKDNTNWIDATSADGGDGKISLSSSPIGVSHIFVWDSYADIGQGIYNNITLQITPSDGTNQGQAYKTSQFSVDNTTKINLVPISVGGKNIDIGAYSTPCVCDWNNDYKKDLLIGDEFGYVYLFLNSGTDENPIFTSYSRLQARESTSTQVMKDLKVEGFAVPFVCDYDNDGNKDLLVGDRFGYIYYFRNVGGILQKGVRIQGGSDMDVGNMASPVVVDYNLDGKKDVIVGDEYGYIRLYLNYGTDENPSFATGTKLLLGTGNTEIDTGYNSTPCFIDYNNNGKKDLLVGDKDGNLWLFLNYGNDESPLYDYGRMLFSPSVSGNAICFVADWDNDGRDDLILGNRNGSVYLYLLKEETNTPPSCVLSPIITGVSTISVKYKLYDIDGDTLSIIPEYSLDGINYKIAFGSPKENLVGSSFGIDQEFIWNSNIDLPGTKTLIYFRITPKDKAIGTASSISFLLDNLNRQPIVKNISLSSNSGLIEVSFELSDDDYDTVAIFLDYLLNGTWTKASIYGSSSFAPGIAKIYWASSLDFAETETTLTIRLTPYDSWGIGIFSTKTIRIENTRFSSKEVGTASIGLPITFSPTSLILNSIPYPMVITIENLSILSSIPGLSDTGRRITAIRKDMPDVEIKSISANLTIPYNGQFSPEIERSFVIYQGNSFLTSSIDTGSKTVSADISSTGIYRIDALFQTFNVKVWPNPCKVNNVTFSGIGGGKIRIFTLTGELVREITGFPYQWDTKNMDGKIVASGIYIWLAENGNDKQKGILAIIR